Proteins encoded in a region of the Mucispirillum schaedleri ASF457 genome:
- a CDS encoding lipid A deacylase LpxR family protein, whose amino-acid sequence MLIFYVSAEASEFIPYKKHTIYGMWENDKISFIHTDRNYTNGIRFGYTSKEYDYFTEDNKMSWAKNVSIVNYNKLHFTRFHLSINQEMYTPDYIGTYVPENEHPYGGFLYFNAGIYNRTPNTLEHIGIKVGITGPYALGEEAQSFIHIMFDKGLFYGWDNQIGTEFIINPYYQWTGRAYIFKTDYFSMDFLGTLDVALGNADTHIGAYGTFRIGYNLDNDFGVQKINALTDAAPVHSDKLSVYIFAGGGPRVVLYNLFVSGNNSTSDFGYNTNILRWDAACGIVVSYYGIRAGYIWTVYTKEYTTQPYGHTYGNLFIEIAF is encoded by the coding sequence ATGTTAATTTTTTATGTCAGTGCAGAAGCATCAGAATTCATACCTTATAAAAAACATACTATCTATGGTATGTGGGAAAATGATAAAATAAGTTTTATACATACCGATAGAAATTATACAAATGGTATCCGCTTTGGATACACATCTAAAGAATATGATTATTTTACAGAAGATAATAAAATGAGCTGGGCAAAAAATGTATCCATTGTTAATTATAATAAACTGCACTTTACAAGATTTCATTTAAGTATAAATCAGGAAATGTATACACCAGACTATATAGGCACTTATGTGCCTGAAAATGAGCACCCATACGGAGGTTTTCTATATTTTAATGCGGGTATTTATAACAGAACTCCAAATACATTAGAGCATATAGGTATAAAAGTAGGTATTACAGGACCTTATGCACTGGGGGAAGAAGCCCAGTCATTTATACATATAATGTTTGATAAGGGTCTTTTTTATGGCTGGGATAACCAGATAGGCACAGAATTTATCATAAATCCATATTACCAGTGGACAGGCAGAGCATATATATTTAAAACTGATTATTTTTCAATGGATTTTTTAGGCACTTTGGATGTGGCTCTTGGAAATGCAGATACTCATATAGGGGCTTACGGCACATTTCGGATAGGGTATAATTTAGATAATGATTTTGGAGTGCAGAAAATTAATGCTTTAACAGATGCAGCACCAGTGCACAGCGATAAATTATCTGTATATATTTTTGCAGGTGGCGGACCAAGAGTTGTGCTTTATAATCTTTTTGTATCAGGTAATAACAGCACAAGTGATTTTGGATATAATACTAATATATTAAGGTGGGATGCTGCCTGTGGTATTGTGGTATCATATTATGGTATAAGGGCAGGTTATATATGGACAGTCTATACAAAGGAATATACTACTCAGCCCTACGGACATACTTATGGAAACTTATTTATAGAAATCGCTTTTTAA
- a CDS encoding 4Fe-4S dicluster domain-containing protein, with protein sequence MAVEIAMLHDVEKCSACRGCSVACKQWKNLPADKTPFDGDYQSHKDLSSKTYTLIRMKENMVNDKVRWDFLKFQCMHCGIAGCVLGCPTNALQKEETGIVSHDIDKCIGCGYCEINCTFGVPHVDKETKKSTKCNLCIDRVAKYIENGYDRKYMPSCSKTCTADAILFGTREEMVKIANERLAVLKAKYPDACTYNVETDNSIKGGAMMYVLPYKPSVYGLPDEPQLAPSLNVWKDKIQPAGKVLIGAAVVAVAGAAIVNTVTGGSKHGGDDHE encoded by the coding sequence ATGGCCGTAGAAATTGCTATGCTGCATGATGTGGAGAAATGCTCTGCATGCAGAGGCTGCTCAGTAGCCTGCAAACAGTGGAAAAACCTGCCTGCTGATAAAACCCCTTTTGATGGTGATTATCAGTCACATAAGGATTTAAGCAGTAAAACATACACTTTAATCCGTATGAAAGAAAATATGGTAAATGACAAAGTAAGATGGGATTTCCTTAAATTTCAGTGTATGCACTGTGGTATTGCGGGCTGCGTTCTTGGCTGCCCAACAAATGCACTTCAAAAAGAGGAAACAGGTATTGTTTCTCATGATATAGACAAATGCATAGGGTGCGGATATTGTGAAATAAACTGCACTTTTGGTGTGCCGCATGTAGATAAAGAAACTAAAAAATCTACTAAATGTAACTTATGTATAGACAGGGTTGCAAAATATATTGAAAACGGATATGACAGGAAATATATGCCATCATGTTCTAAAACATGCACAGCAGATGCTATACTTTTTGGCACTCGTGAAGAGATGGTGAAAATAGCTAATGAAAGACTTGCAGTATTAAAAGCAAAATATCCTGATGCATGCACATATAATGTAGAAACTGATAATTCTATAAAAGGCGGAGCGATGATGTATGTGCTTCCTTATAAACCATCTGTTTATGGTCTGCCTGATGAGCCTCAGCTTGCTCCAAGCTTAAATGTATGGAAAGATAAAATACAGCCTGCTGGCAAAGTATTAATAGGAGCTGCTGTTGTGGCAGTTGCTGGTGCTGCTATTGTAAATACTGTAACAGGCGGCTCAAAACATGGAGGAGATGACCATGAGTAA
- the extM gene encoding selenite/tellurite reduction operon c-type cytochrome ExtM, translated as MKKIVFLILMLLFVFAVVYYFFIDNNKEISSCISCHDGIETVSSSHLDLSCTDCHGGSSLTMDKDNAHKNMYGRNNPSDPSVWMQTCGRCHEYEVKRASSSLMLTNTGIIKNTLAAWGEENGRLYSQNNNDKAYDKHGNIITIDNISEYDTISADMYRKFCSACHVGQAADMGYQGVHSSGCSACHFPYGDFGEYSGNDKSMQGKSIHSVTHEMKTLPDDTVCLACHNRSGRIALSYKGEYDGNNALVPLKDGIPGPNLTSGLRNTRHFQDDIHHAKGMECIDCHTTMEIMGDGYYYENMYEQIEVSCESCHGSYTEKPETAPAVKENMVPYLKGTSYIDKIEYGSSMVLTDKGRPYSNVYEKDNKIILMSKRTGKEREVKVITGTMEHNIAGHSRMECYTCHSANVIQCYGCHVEYNETKTMYDFVKNKETVGQFVETEDLRTFYPFPLAFNQKGKIAPVTPGCQTFLTHIDKNGNIVSNDKMVDFRGKPQMKYAPFYGHNTGRKAVQCENCHSTLFFYGFGDGLFSAQDDTLTSAVRCDNCPVPLNSIYAVENGKFKSKSDIVRSGSSPLSRNEIVKAVDVMKCIVCHSEKDSKYYQQDIDYEKILNDDVHKPFIR; from the coding sequence ATGAAAAAAATAGTGTTTTTAATATTAATGCTGCTGTTTGTTTTTGCAGTTGTTTATTATTTTTTTATTGATAATAATAAAGAAATATCGTCATGTATATCATGCCATGATGGCATAGAAACTGTTTCATCATCCCATCTTGATTTATCCTGCACAGACTGCCATGGTGGCAGTTCTTTAACCATGGATAAAGATAATGCCCATAAAAATATGTATGGAAGAAATAATCCGTCAGACCCGTCTGTATGGATGCAGACTTGCGGCAGATGCCATGAATATGAAGTAAAAAGAGCATCATCTTCTTTAATGCTTACAAATACTGGTATTATAAAAAATACCCTTGCTGCATGGGGTGAAGAAAATGGCAGGCTTTATTCTCAAAATAATAATGATAAAGCATACGATAAACACGGAAATATTATCACAATAGATAATATTTCAGAATATGATACAATTTCTGCAGATATGTATAGAAAATTCTGTTCTGCATGCCATGTTGGTCAGGCAGCAGATATGGGGTATCAAGGAGTTCATTCATCAGGCTGCTCCGCATGCCATTTTCCTTATGGGGATTTTGGAGAATATTCTGGAAATGATAAATCAATGCAGGGAAAAAGCATACATTCTGTTACTCATGAAATGAAAACTCTGCCAGATGATACAGTATGCCTTGCATGCCACAATAGAAGCGGCAGAATTGCCTTATCTTATAAAGGAGAGTATGATGGTAATAATGCACTTGTGCCGTTAAAAGATGGTATTCCAGGACCAAACCTTACAAGCGGTTTAAGAAACACCCGTCATTTCCAAGATGATATTCACCATGCAAAAGGTATGGAATGTATAGACTGCCATACAACTATGGAAATAATGGGGGACGGATATTATTATGAAAATATGTATGAGCAGATAGAAGTAAGCTGTGAAAGCTGCCACGGCTCTTATACTGAAAAACCAGAAACTGCCCCTGCTGTTAAAGAAAATATGGTGCCTTATTTAAAAGGCACATCATATATTGATAAAATAGAATACGGCAGCAGTATGGTGCTTACAGATAAAGGCAGACCTTATTCTAATGTATATGAAAAAGATAATAAAATAATATTAATGAGTAAAAGAACAGGTAAAGAAAGAGAAGTAAAAGTAATTACAGGAACTATGGAGCATAATATTGCAGGACACAGTAGAATGGAATGTTATACATGCCATTCTGCTAATGTGATACAGTGCTATGGCTGCCATGTGGAATATAATGAAACTAAAACTATGTATGACTTTGTTAAAAATAAAGAAACAGTTGGACAGTTTGTAGAAACAGAAGATTTAAGAACATTTTATCCGTTTCCTTTAGCCTTTAACCAGAAAGGAAAAATAGCCCCTGTTACTCCCGGCTGTCAGACATTTTTAACACATATTGATAAAAACGGCAATATTGTATCAAATGATAAAATGGTAGATTTCAGGGGAAAACCACAGATGAAATATGCTCCATTTTATGGTCATAATACAGGTAGAAAAGCAGTCCAATGTGAAAACTGCCACTCTACACTGTTTTTCTATGGATTTGGTGACGGGCTGTTTTCAGCTCAAGATGACACTTTAACATCAGCTGTAAGGTGTGATAACTGCCCAGTGCCGCTAAATTCTATATATGCAGTGGAAAATGGTAAGTTTAAATCAAAATCAGATATTGTGCGTTCTGGCTCAAGCCCATTAAGCAGAAATGAAATAGTAAAGGCAGTAGATGTAATGAAGTGCATTGTATGCCACAGTGAAAAAGACAGTAAATATTATCAGCAGGATATAGATTATGAAAAAATACTTAATGATGATGTTCATAAGCCTTTTATTCGCTAG
- the extJ gene encoding selenite/tellurite reduction operon protein ExtJ, whose amino-acid sequence MKKIALVVLATFAAASFAFAAPQSGTVVSVDGDKVTIEVKGNKFKAGDAVSVDAEKAKKAKKPRVSGC is encoded by the coding sequence ATGAAAAAAATCGCACTTGTAGTATTAGCAACATTTGCAGCTGCCAGCTTTGCTTTCGCAGCTCCACAATCAGGAACAGTAGTTTCTGTAGATGGTGACAAAGTTACTATTGAAGTAAAAGGTAACAAATTTAAAGCTGGTGATGCAGTTTCTGTTGATGCAGAAAAAGCAAAAAAAGCTAAAAAACCAAGAGTGTCTGGCTGCTAG
- a CDS encoding aminotransferase class V-fold PLP-dependent enzyme, with amino-acid sequence MIYLDNAATSFPKPFNVGRKVIEILSEGTGTPGRGSHNTAAKALNGVQAVRKGFIDFFNLLEDFRIIFTYSATDALNMALKGFLNKGDHVVITSTEHNSVSRPLKAMARDGIISLDIAPCDRYGYVIIDEFKKLVTEKTKLAVVCHSSNVTGALQPVETLGQIVREKGGYLLLDAAQTAGIVPIDMRNMPVDMLAAAGHKSLYGLQGTGILVLGERIFKLRPFREGGTGFDSSSEYQPVNWPEAFEAGTHNVPGIISMGEGLKFINETGIKNIAERELYHIERLWEYLSHFDNITLYGPKPDMARTAVLSFNVSGWDAEDVGAVLNQNYDIQTRSGLQCSPLTHQFLGTFPQGTVRLSPGYFTTDKDIDTFCNAIRRIAQVDVPVYE; translated from the coding sequence ATGATATACTTAGATAATGCTGCGACAAGTTTTCCAAAGCCTTTTAATGTAGGCAGGAAAGTAATAGAAATACTTTCAGAAGGCACTGGCACACCAGGCAGAGGCAGCCATAACACAGCTGCAAAAGCATTAAATGGAGTGCAGGCAGTGAGAAAAGGTTTTATAGATTTTTTTAACCTGCTGGAAGATTTTCGCATAATATTTACTTACAGTGCAACAGATGCTTTAAATATGGCTTTAAAAGGTTTCCTAAATAAAGGCGACCATGTAGTCATAACATCAACAGAGCATAACTCTGTATCAAGACCTTTAAAGGCAATGGCAAGGGATGGTATCATAAGTTTAGATATAGCCCCTTGTGATAGATATGGTTATGTGATAATTGATGAATTTAAAAAACTTGTAACTGAGAAAACAAAACTTGCAGTAGTATGTCACAGCTCAAATGTAACTGGAGCTTTGCAGCCTGTGGAAACATTAGGGCAGATAGTCAGAGAAAAAGGCGGCTATTTGCTTTTAGATGCAGCCCAGACTGCAGGAATTGTGCCTATTGATATGCGCAATATGCCAGTAGATATGCTTGCAGCAGCAGGACATAAAAGCCTGTATGGACTGCAGGGAACAGGAATATTAGTGCTGGGAGAAAGAATATTTAAACTTCGTCCTTTTAGAGAGGGCGGCACAGGGTTTGATTCCAGTTCTGAATATCAGCCTGTAAACTGGCCTGAAGCCTTTGAAGCAGGCACTCATAATGTTCCAGGTATTATCTCTATGGGAGAAGGGCTGAAATTTATAAATGAAACGGGCATAAAAAATATAGCTGAAAGAGAGCTTTATCACATTGAAAGACTGTGGGAATATTTATCTCACTTTGATAATATAACACTTTATGGTCCAAAGCCTGATATGGCAAGGACTGCGGTGCTTTCTTTTAATGTGTCAGGGTGGGATGCAGAAGATGTTGGGGCAGTATTAAACCAAAACTATGATATACAGACAAGGTCTGGACTGCAATGCTCCCCTTTAACTCATCAGTTTTTAGGAACTTTTCCGCAAGGGACAGTAAGGCTTAGCCCGGGATATTTTACAACAGATAAAGATATTGATACATTTTGTAATGCAATACGCCGTATAGCACAGGTTGATGTGCCGGTGTATGAATAA
- a CDS encoding formate dehydrogenase subunit gamma, with protein MSNERYIQRFSKFIVIAHWTNAISFIMLVLTGLPLFLGVKVPEILQIVHRVFAVTFLLPTPFMILMDRKGFLQWTKSAFSWSKRDFQFLAVFPLELIGKAKNIPKQDYFNGGQKLNSVLTIFGAVVMVVTGFMMWFKELFPVEVVRWAYPVHDAGMAIMVAVIIGHIYLSVGHPASRPSFMGMTKGVVPESYAKAHHGRWYDELKEKKEI; from the coding sequence ATGAGTAATGAAAGATATATACAAAGATTTAGCAAATTTATTGTGATAGCACACTGGACTAATGCAATCAGTTTCATTATGCTTGTATTAACAGGGCTTCCATTATTTTTAGGAGTTAAAGTGCCTGAAATTCTTCAAATAGTGCATAGAGTTTTTGCTGTTACTTTTTTACTTCCAACACCTTTTATGATATTAATGGATAGAAAAGGCTTTTTGCAGTGGACTAAAAGTGCATTTAGCTGGAGTAAGCGTGATTTCCAATTTTTAGCAGTTTTTCCATTAGAATTAATTGGTAAAGCTAAAAATATTCCTAAACAGGATTATTTTAACGGCGGTCAAAAACTTAATTCTGTCCTTACTATTTTTGGTGCTGTTGTTATGGTTGTTACTGGCTTCATGATGTGGTTTAAAGAGCTGTTCCCAGTAGAGGTTGTAAGGTGGGCATACCCTGTGCATGATGCTGGCATGGCAATAATGGTTGCAGTCATTATCGGACATATTTATTTAAGTGTAGGTCATCCTGCAAGCCGTCCATCTTTTATGGGTATGACAAAAGGAGTTGTTCCTGAAAGCTATGCAAAAGCGCACCATGGCAGATGGTATGATGAATTAAAAGAGAAAAAAGAAATATAA
- the extO gene encoding selenite/tellurite reduction operon b-type cytochrome iron-sulfur cluster-binding subunit ExtO: protein MKKYLMMMFISLLFASAVYAEHPEYNKKQVCLDCHTECSIDDIVMTGKNKEKAFIDKTFRQFDEEFGEKHCYNSCHISKCEDCHKGSGKNISKPKIDDCLTCHKDTYTGIEYTGLGIREDHERYKRGIQKDGEYYLKMLTDVHYEAGMQCIDCHSKNNIQGSEKAKDCLSCHTYDISIIEHSIKGHDKVACISCHAAYSPMELGTFYLRFRESSYSEFVKELPQISEEYFKSSFMRVNERPPLVIDNDTGKYMPAKPSKIIFTTNTYKDLVTGQENNMIANRWKVTYPHTVRKETVLCSSCHDKERAFLLESDENRILYPDKDGLAVKSFYNSSGFSIDNARFVTRKEYEEKINIKSKKYLQKYFEKLDQLKALINKTVP, encoded by the coding sequence ATGAAAAAATACTTAATGATGATGTTCATAAGCCTTTTATTCGCTAGTGCAGTTTATGCAGAGCATCCAGAATATAACAAAAAACAGGTATGTTTAGACTGTCATACAGAATGCAGTATTGATGATATAGTGATGACTGGTAAAAATAAAGAAAAAGCCTTTATAGATAAAACTTTTCGCCAGTTTGATGAGGAGTTTGGTGAAAAACACTGCTATAATTCATGCCATATATCTAAATGCGAAGACTGCCATAAAGGAAGCGGTAAAAATATATCAAAACCTAAAATTGATGACTGCCTTACATGCCATAAAGATACATATACAGGGATAGAATATACAGGGCTTGGAATAAGGGAAGACCATGAAAGATATAAAAGAGGTATACAAAAAGATGGCGAATACTATTTAAAAATGCTGACCGATGTTCATTATGAAGCAGGCATGCAGTGTATAGACTGCCATTCAAAAAATAATATACAGGGCAGTGAAAAAGCAAAAGACTGCCTTTCCTGCCATACTTATGATATAAGCATTATAGAGCACAGCATAAAAGGTCATGATAAAGTTGCTTGTATTTCATGCCATGCAGCTTATTCCCCTATGGAGCTTGGTACATTTTATTTAAGGTTTAGAGAAAGCTCATATTCTGAATTTGTAAAAGAGCTGCCACAGATAAGCGAAGAATATTTTAAAAGCAGCTTTATGCGTGTAAATGAAAGACCGCCGCTTGTGATAGATAATGATACTGGAAAATATATGCCTGCAAAACCGTCTAAAATTATATTTACTACAAATACATATAAAGATTTAGTTACAGGTCAGGAAAATAATATGATTGCAAACAGATGGAAAGTAACTTATCCACATACTGTCCGAAAAGAAACTGTTTTATGCTCATCATGTCATGATAAAGAAAGAGCATTCTTGTTAGAAAGTGATGAAAATAGAATATTATACCCAGATAAAGACGGACTTGCTGTAAAATCATTTTATAATAGTTCTGGTTTTTCAATAGATAATGCCCGATTTGTTACAAGAAAAGAATATGAAGAAAAAATAAATATTAAATCAAAAAAATATTTGCAGAAATATTTTGAAAAATTAGACCAGTTAAAAGCACTGATTAATAAAACAGTGCCTTAA